The Hyla sarda isolate aHylSar1 chromosome 2, aHylSar1.hap1, whole genome shotgun sequence genome includes the window TGGGAACATAGATAATGATGGAAACTTCTGAGATTTAGGTAGGAGACTTGTAGGAAACCTACCTTCCTGTGATGTGGCAGTCTCCATCTCCTGTTCCTGGAGTAAATCCATTAGGGTCTGAGTAACTTGCTGATCAGCAGTACAGGTCAAGTCAAATGATGTTGAAGCGGTGGTCTGTGGGCGTGCATTGTCAAAGATTTTCTTGAAAGTGAGTTTGCGTGCAAAGAGGTGCAAATCTTTTACTGTCGAGAAATTGTCAAACTTACTAGTGGGGCAAAATGATAGGCCCAAATTCAACACTTCACATTGTGCTTCAGTAAGTATATGGGTTGAcaaatttataattttatttggaCTCACCTGGTTGTCATTCTTGTTGGTATTTCCACGTTTTTTTGTCGGAGCCCTCCGGTTGCTGTCATACTCCATTTTTCGCTTCCTGTCCCGAGCCTCACGGGGGTAATAATATCTCTGAGAGGTTGAGACGGATGAACCTGCACTTGTGGAAGCAACTGATGACATGGAAGCCGTGCGAATTAATGTAGGTAACGGTTGTTGACGCCATCTATAAATCCTACTGGATAACGCATCCTGTTGATCTCGATGATATTTTCTAGATTTAATCGTTTGAATTTCGTTCTCCCAAGTTGTGAAGTTGCCATCCAATTCCTTGTTGAATGAGTCAATCTCATTCTGGGGCCAATCTCTAATCAGGGTAGACTGCAAAACGCCAATTTCCTCCTCAATTTTTTCTAGAGTCTGTGTGTTAAGTCCCACTAAAAGTTCAAGGAACTTTCTAGAGCAAATATTGCAAGCGTCCTCCCATTGTTCCTTAAATCCACTGTCATCAATGGGATAGGACGGAAAAACCTGGACTCGTAGGCCCCTGGGGATAAGGTTGCCAGCAAGGTATTTCTGCAAAAACATACGGTTCCACCATACCTTGGTCCGTCTATGTAATAAGTTACGTAAGTTTCTTTTTTGATCACTTCTGAGAATGGAGTCCACGCCGGTTGTAGACTGAGTGCCAAATAAGTCTTGGGCCTTGGCTAGCCATGTTGCATCTCGACTTTTATAGTCCATGTGGAAGAGCACTATCCCCTTAAGAATCTGTTTGAacacagaaaaaaactaaataagtCAAAACACCAAAAAAGGGGGAGGAGATATGCTCATAAATGTATAGGGTCCTGTGGTAAATGCTCTAAATATgaaaccaaaagaaaaagaaaccactTGAGAACGGACCATGTATAAACTAAAATGAGTTTTATTGAGAATAATATCAAGACATATAATGATTACACACACAGCATGGACAAACAaaaagtgggaaccagggagcagggggagataaaaagaaagtaacaatagtatatatagtgtccaagtGTGCTGAACAATTTAAAGTGCCAGCAACGTGGATTTCTTCACAACAACTTCAACATATATATGTTCAGTTGTAATTATATAGGAATTATAATACGGGATAATACGTTAAATGGACCTGGTTATGTCCATTTGTGGACATAGTATATGTTTAATCttcattttacttttttcattCACTTCTGCACTGGGGGGCCCCCCATTTTTCTCGCACTTGcaccttatttatttattcgtTCTGTTTCATgttattcatttattcatatttatttgtatatattttttcatatgtattttttgtcctcCTTTTGCTAAACTGTGGCTTTTTTTAGTGTTATGAATTGATACagtttcttttatatatttttcagtgATACACTGGTTTTTATGCACACTCACACATTTGTCTCATTCTTAACTGTATTTCACTTCATTTCATTTTTACTACTTGCACTATCATGTGGTCTATACCTTCCCTTTACTTTTGCAAGTATTGGTGTCATCCTattacattttttcattatatgtaATTTTGCAGTATGCATCcatttatatattatttcacAATATTTATTAATTGCACTACGCAATTTATCACTCTTTCACACATATGTGCTCACACAGTTCTCACGCTTTAAGACCTTCAACGATTTTCTACACATATGTAGGTGATGTGTTTGCACCTTCATACTTACATGtacatatatgtgttttttctttcccattttttattacactgtatcgCATATCCATTTTGCAGCACTTTCACTGcccattattatattatatataaaatagtttttgcatatatatttcttaatatatgtatattttatcccTTGTTGCACATTTTATATCTTATTTTCATatcttatttattacattttttattttgttaataaattcccGTATTTTACCTTACATATTTGTTATCATGAAATTCCTATATTGTTCCTATgtggttttttatatatatattagtcattTCTTTGTATGTATTCCATGCCTACTATATGCACTTCTGCACTTTATGTCCTCCTTACAATTACCGCtgctataattatttatttatatataaaactcagaCATCTAGTATATCACTTTTCTCATGCAGGACCTCCATTTTTATGTAGCCTacctgtttgtatgtatgtggcCATACTTCTGATGTCTATTGTGCTAACATAGCACTTCATAAACTGCCCATGCGCGGCGGCCATTTTTTAGTAGTCCCAAGCATTTTTGGCCTCTAGGGTCTAGGGACGGCCATTTTGCCGTagctctttttttacatttttacattctaAACATCATACCCGGAAGTGGTGCAGTGTAGCGGCAGTCGAGGACAGTAATGGTGCCGGAGTGCATACTGGCGTTTAGGTAATTATCTTTTCTTGTGTAACCATTGCGATTGGTCGGCTGTGCATATATAAGGTACCCCACCCCAGTTGCCCACCACTCCTGGATaaagccccgttgggtgaaacgcgttggaggtctggtgggtaactggggagcggagggagTCTCACTGTTTTATGTCACTATTATATCTGGTTTTCTCTGTGATCCgttttgtgtgcgtttttaaGATATTGGTCCTATTTACTCATGGCACGTTGCTGGCACTTTAAATTGTTCAGCACacttggacactatatatactattgttactttctttttatctccccctgctccctggttcccacttttTGTTTGTCCATGCTGTGTGTGTAATCATTATATGTCTTGATATTATTCTCAATAAAACTCATTTTAGTTTATACATGGTCCATTCTCAagtggtttctttttcttttggtttcATCATATACAGTgggtaaaataagtattgaacatatcaccattttctcactaaatatatttccaaaagtGCTATTGACATAAAATGTGTACTGGATATTGGTAACAACCCAAAACATTTTGGTTTGTTTaacaatgtgaaatgacacagggtaAAATTATTGAACACGcttactgatatttatttaatactttgtaAAAATGTCTTTGTTGTGTCATACttattgtaggccccaaaaatgaatcactatgtttaatagaataataACATGATGTGTCCACCATGTTGCatgttctaaatagaccacagtTTATACTAAAGTTTCATCTCTACAAAAGTGCCAGTCTGGGAGATGAATACTTCTTTTCTCCTTAGATATTTATAGCTGTTGAgataagacagataagagggctagTTAGCCAGTTTTGTGAATGTTATTCTGACTAACAATGAATTACCCATT containing:
- the LOC130355994 gene encoding uncharacterized protein LOC130355994 translates to MDYKSRDATWLAKAQDLFGTQSTTGVDSILRSDQKRNLRNLLHRRTKVWWNRMFLQKYLAGNLIPRGLRVQVFPSYPIDDSGFKEQWEDACNICSRKFLELLVGLNTQTLEKIEEEIGVLQSTLIRDWPQNEIDSFNKELDGNFTTWENEIQTIKSRKYHRDQQDALSSRIYRWRQQPLPTLIRTASMSSVASTSAGSSVSTSQRYYYPREARDRKRKMEYDSNRRAPTKKRGNTNKNDNQVSPNKIINLSTHILTEAQCEVLNLGLSFCPTSKFDNFSTVKDLHLFARKLTFKKIFDNARPQTTASTSFDLTCTADQQVTQTLMDLLQEQEMETATSQEGRNCPDYYNKPLTRVS